tatgaAAGGTTTACGagtgaattggcataaaaaaagggtttgaaactaaattgatataaattcaaaaggtttagaactgaattagcaaacttaaaaaggtttaggactgaattggtaaaaatgcaatacgtttaggacttttttgacaaattttccctagaaaattacaaataaatgtTGTTAAGTAACTCAATTGAAAATGTGTCATTGGGTAACACATGGTAATCTAATGAGAGAAAATTTGGTAAGTCCCACTAATTTAGTTTGGTAATCTCTAAAAAGATTCGTATTTCTACGGGATGACTAACCAAGTCAAATAAAACTTCATGATTGAATAGAAAAGTTTGTACATTGTAAGATACTATTAAATGTTGGCAAGTAATTGAAAAGAGACttcataataaaataattaattgctAATTTAATCTGACAATAGTTGATGATTCATTCTAATTTAGGTTGGTAATTTAAtgttaaaatttacaaattttaagCCTTAGTAAGTTATCTAAATGAAATTCGATAAGTTAGCACATAAATGGGTAATTTCCACATTACAAAAAGAGTTggtaattttcataaaatttttgttaagTTACCAATAAGttacttggaaaaaaaattcatctatcatttttttaaaccaaCAATTTGTCTACATTTATCAACATTATTGAAGTTTGTTAGCACGGAAGATCTCCGTACTTGTTTTTATCATGGAACCATAAAATTCAGCCTGCGAAATAGATAATCGTTATTATATTACCTCAACAAATGTATTACAATCAAAAGTCCTATCAATCAACTGCTCCTCATGCAAGAATAAATGTTTTAAAATGATTATCTTTCTCCTTTCGGTAAAGTCTTGCTTCGTGAACAGCACAATTGTTAGTAAAAagatttctaaaattaaaacgACCATAAAGTCAACCTAGAAGACAAAACCTAAATTTAGGGTTTGTTCACCATTAAGCTAACTacaattgataaattaaacTAAAACATCTTGGGGACTCGTTAACGGCGACAGAAAGTACACGGTACTTGCTATGTTATGATGCTCCCAAAGATGTGTACatgtactttatttttttttctagttggtGCTTAAATTCAATGGAAGTGCAGATCTTCTTCATACTCTCCTTCTCTTGCTGTTTTTCATGACACATGATGCTTCCCAATGACCTCCCGCTCTCATTCACATGACATCTCGAGCCGATACATGTTCATCAACTGTTTTGTATGTTATGATGCCAGGAGGTAAGCTTTTTGTCTTGTTCTCCACGAATTCAATTTCTCGTGCTACTAGATCTCAATCATCCCTAACTCGCATGCACACTCACAGCACTCATATGCATAGTAACTAGAATTTGCTCGCCGCTTGCTCAGACAAATCCTTATTGCATGTATCATATAATCTGAGTATAACGTAGAGTCTGCATGATGTGAATtgtagttgagatatgaattgAATGCACCCGATTCATAAGTTCCCCACACAAACCCTCTCGAGATCATCCGGTCATTTGGTAGAAACTATGTACGAACTTTTCCCTTCATATCATCAACCTTTCCTTTGTCTTTCTTTCATTCCCTTCATGCTCTTACTACTATGCATTAACATATTGTACTGCCCTGATCATGGGCATATTCTTCCCTGTTCCAAGAGCTCCGTGcgagtttttcttctttttttcacgtGCAGTCCCTTTTGTCGAACAAGAAATCATTTATTCAACTGAGTCGACAACTGTGTTACATACAAGGGACAATACACAAACAGATACACCACGTGCCACACATAACAAGGTAATGGATGCTCAAGATATTGCTGTAATTTGTGCACTAAACAATTTGGAGTGAagaatcttgaaaaaaaaaaaaatatccttcTTACTTAAATATCTGTATTACTAGCTCTTGTTGGGATCTATATATTTGGAATCAACTGAGAAATGGCTAGGGCGAATCAACTGAGTCCTAGAGCTAGATTCCTCCTGATCGATCTATAACCAAGCTAATTGATCCACGTTCCACGGTGGTATCGGCGGATCATCATTCGACCTGGTTGGAAAACAGCAATATTTCTAACTTCTGCACCACCTCTTTTGCTGCACCATTGATGCATCTGAGTAATACGAGACTAGGAAAAGTACCTTTTCCATGGAAAAAAAAGGTGATTCCTACAAAGCAGGTGGACAAGCTTTCCCTCCACGCCGGCGTCAACACTTGAGAGGATCGATCCACGAGGAATCACTTTCCAGCTTGGTCAcctacagaaaaaaaaaaaaaaattgcatagaAAAGTTCACAGCGTTTTGAATTACCAAGAAGTCCACTAATGCTTATCTTGTAATGTAGAAAGAACGCTTATCTGGTTATTATATTGCATGTCATCATTAGTGGTAATCCTAGAGAACTCAAATGCTTGCATACTTCTATGAATCACGTGAAGTAATGTCATCTCAATCGTTAATTGTAAAGTTCATATGATCAATGGTAAGATGACTTGGTGTACATGGTCTGTACAGAAGTCATTTATTGTGTTTCATTCGAATATTTCGTCTCTATAGATTAATTGCCGTGAACGTTGTGGTGGgtctttccctttttggccAGTAAAACCTTGGACTGAATCATTGGCTTCTCTTTCACCAGCATGATCCCATTCATGTTGTCTAGTTTTCTACACTATTTAACCTGAAATTTGTCCATATGACAGATATCATTATTACATGAAACAGAACATGGTGAATGTACCTAGTCTGCCCACGGAATATTACAGTAAACTAAAGAACAAGGTTACTGTGAAGCACGCGACAAGGGTTACTGTGATTAACAGGTTGGCCATGTTACGCTTATCTTCTAATTGCCCCACGTGACCTTGTTTAATGCTTTAATCGGCGATCTTGGTCGATACGACAACGTAAGCTCGTTTTCAATCTTCCCCAACTAACTTTGTTTTAGTTTTTGCGTTCCTATTATCATGTGGTGGTACAGTCAATTGAAAAGGGTGTCTTGTGTTGCCGAGGGAACATgtcaattgaaaaaagaaaaagaaaaatgtttctCCGACAGGATCGTTAGAGACAGTACAATCTAAACTTTAGACCCACGCCCCATCATTGCATGTTTTACATAGATTActtattgattgggagatcatgtggtcagaaataattgacacTCTTGTTAGACTGTTAGACTAGCAgcttccaaaaaagaaaaatgattgcttgaggAATGAATTACCTAACTAGGAAACTTCCTTCGTATGGGGATCTTCTCCAGTTAAGGAGGGGACATCATGGGAATAGCATCAATTTAAGGAAAGTGTCTACACGCCTCAAACATATACATTCTGTTTCGACCTTTCATCCACACGCTGATAGATGTCCCCGTCCACCCAAACTGATAATGATGTGTCAAAATTCATCAGTTTGGAAGAAAAGTCTATCCAGATATGCTCTTAAGATTAGCGAATGTTGGCATCTCGAGGCCAATTATATACCAATATTTTATGCCAACATTTTACAATTTGGAAGCAGTTTGTACTCAGCATTTTAGCATATGTACAAAAGTATATGTCAGGCATATTTTCCCTGTGGCATTACTTGATGATTATGTTGGGAACATCCACGGCTGTCAGAGGGGTCCATTTGATTTTTGTAGAGAAAGTTGACCACGTGGGTCTCGTCCGACTATGTAGATCCCAGACTCCCAGCTATTGTTTAGTCACCATCATAGTATAAGAATGTAGGGCTTGTGCAACTTTGCCAAACGAATCATTAATCACCCACTAATCCCCAGTCAAATATGTGTCACGCGGCATGATGACTAATCAAACCCCTCGATCAACGGCTCGAACCAATTTTTCATGTAAAGGAGGATGgtaatttttttgctttattcTTCGATAATCTACAcattctttggaaaaaaaaaagatggttaTATTTAAAGAGTTCCTCAAATAACAATCACACCATTTAAGAAATGATTtgatttataaaaattttactCGCATTATATCCCAAGAAAGTCGCTTTGTAAGAAAATAgcaaaatttccttcttctttttttgtggttGAAACTGATTATATAGATGCTTTGAAATTACTTATTCGAATCGGAGAAAACATTACATTTTACCAGTGGGCAGTGCACAACAGGTGCTCTCGGTAAAAAAAGTTGGCGTAACATGCGATGATTATTCATTCAACTTAAGGCACAACTTGCCTTTATGACTATCGAACCTAGAACATTAACTAGAATTCTTTACGAgttattctattttttctctCCATGGAGTTGATAAaccattagaaaaaaaaaagcatttttttctcttgctttctttaGAGGAGAATTACAATATTTTCTGCTCAATATCTTTCGGCTTCCACTTCTAATGGCTCTCGTTACAGTAAATTTCAGTGGTAACGAGGGGACTGGTCAACACGTGTTCAAATGAAAACGTTGATGCCTACCGTCTCCAGAAAAGGACATGATGGGAACCGTTGATGAGTCTTAAAGCAGTGATGAGCACGTGAAATAAcggttctttttctctcttttgttggcGGAAATGGCTTAAATAAGTTGAGAGAAGTCTGTAATGAGCACGAGCCTTTAGATTTCATCTGCTTCGACGTCCTAGGACCCGTTGTTTTGGGGCAAAGATTGGAAGAAGTTCCCTATAAATTGCCTCCTTGTACGGAAGGTGAAAggtcacaagaagaaagagACTGAGCACAACCCAAGTCTCCCTTCGAGATCTGGGTCAAGTTGTTGGTACAGGTTCAGGTTTCTcttgtggggagagagagagagagggagagaagcgATGGGAACATTTCTAGGGTTTGCGTTCACTTTAAGCCTATTCTTTTTCATGGCTCAAGGCAAAGTCCTCCGCTATGATTTTGTGGTAAGTAGGAACATCCCCTTCTTGAGCTGTTTTAAGCGCGTCTTTTACAGGTTGCATAGAACATTTTAGGTAAATGCATTCCTGATTGTACTGTTAGAAACGGTATAATCTCAACCATAAATCCATACACCATCACCATCTGTTTTGATAAAAcgctcattgattgggagatcgtgtggtaaaaaataaccgGCAATCTTGTCAGACTGTTAAGTAAAATGACGACTTGCCATTTGTTAGTAGTTTCGAATTCTTTTAGAGGCATTACAGTTGACCACAATCTTAGATTATATCCTATTAGTGTATTCAACACAAGAATACccttttttgaacaattatctcCACATCTAAATCTTCAGCTAAATCTTGGACAATGCTTGAGGCCAAGTATTACAGCATTCTTGTACCAAACTAGGTTCAAATATCTACAGTTGCATGATTTATTTACTTAATTCTTTTGGGATGTGCTTTCCAACCCCATTCAGAGTCTTTATTTCAGAAGGAAGTCCAGATGCAGGCCTTGGAATTAATTAGTATTACTCGTAGATAATGATGCACCAAAAGGGTTCTGCATCGATTTAATGAGAGAGATTATATCATGTGTAAGATGGTCCAAGAGTCCTAGGATGATTTCTGTTGCAGGTGAAGGAGACACCTATTGAGATGTTGTGTGAGACGAGCCGGACCGTGTTGACCGTGAATGGCCTATTTCCTGGGCCGGAGATCCGTGCTCGCAAGGGCGACACAGTTTACGTTAACGTCACAAACACAGGACCGTATGGAATCACTATTCACTGGTAATAATAAAACCacctcccctctccctctccctttccctctctcccCTAATGTCATACACACGTTCAGGCACGGAGTGAGACAAATAAGGTATCCCTGGTCTGACGGCCCAGAATACATCACGCAGTGCCCAATCCCTTCGAACTCTAGCTTCCTTCAGAAAATCGTACTCACCGAGGAAGAAGGCACGTTGTGGTGGCATGCTCATAGCGACTGGACACGTGCCACTGTACACGGTCCTCTCATCATTATGCCCGCCTACGGAAAAATGTACCCTTACAAGTTTGACCAAGAACACGCAATTGTGATCGGTATTCTACTTTCATCCAACTTAAATGATAGGAAAAGGTTTTCACTCACACAACACAAATAACAGTTTGTATTGTTTTTCTTAACAAAATTGTAATTTGGCATGATGTAGCTGAATGGTATACGAGAGATACGAAGGACATAATCGACGAGGCACTTGCTTCCGGAGGCGATCCAGACTTGTCCGTGGCCTATACCATCAATGGTCAACCAGGAGACAGTTACTCTTGCTCTAATGGTATGAATTCCAGTATATACATAAGTGTGATATGTATGAtttatttaaaaagtaaatgtcTTATTTATAGGTGATGAGATATTATTCGTTAATACTAATTGATGATGATCTATATAACGTACGCGTAAtatgttgcttttgtttttcctttggcAGGTTCGGCTTACAATAAAACTGTTGTGCGAGGAACAACGTATCTCTTTAGGATCATCCACTCCGGGATGAACGAAGAGATGTTCTTCGGCATAGCCAAACACAATCTCACCGTGGTCGGAATGGACGGAGCTTATTTGAAACCGCTCAAGACCAATTACCTCATGATAACTCCCGGTCAAACGATGGATGTTCTGGTCACCGCGAACCAAGCCCCCGATCGCTACTACATGGTTTTTAGTCCGTTCGTGGACACCAACGCCCCGTCCAACAAAAACGTCACGAGGGGAATATTTCAATACAAAGGCAGACACAATCACCGGGAGACTCCCGAGTTACCCGAGCTTCCGGGTTTTACCAACATGAGCGATGCCGGGAACTTTACTATCCAGCTGAGGAGTTTGAACAGCAAAGAACATCCGTCCACGGTTCCGACCAAAATCACTAGGAACATTACAATCACAGTGTCCGTGAATCAGCAGCCATGTCCTGCTAATCAAAATTGTACCGGTCCACAGGGCACTATGCATTCCGCAAGCTTGAACAACATAAGCTTTTCTGCTCCGTCGATCAGCATTCTCCAAGCATACTACAAGTATGTAAAATTTTTATACCGACCAATTTTTTTCCCGCTTGTTAGGACTGCGTATTTCTGTCAAACCGATAGAGTTTATTCGGGTTGTAATATCTCCAAACCGAACCCAACTTAACCGGTTAAAACCTTCAATGTAAGGCCTAAATCAACATCTACATGTCTCTATAACATTATGGTTGCGGTGTGTGCAGCAATATATATGGAGTCTACAACAAAACTTTCCCGGATGAACCACCTTCTTTGTTCGACTTCACCGGAAATGTCTCGGCCTTGGGGGAAGCTGCCAATGTGACTACTGAAGTGTTGAAGATTGACTACAATGAGGAGGTCGAAATAAGATTCCAGGGGACCAATTTCGGAGCAGCGGAAAATCACCCAATGCATTTACACGGCTATAGCTTTTATGTCGTTGGAATGGGCGATGGAAACTTCAGCGACACCTATATATCAAAGTATAATACGGTGGATCCGCCTTATGTTAACACCGTCGGACTCCCCAAAAATGGGTGGGCAGCGATCAGATTCAAAGCTGACAATCCAGGTACCAAGGTTTTATCAATTGAAAGGCATAGAAACAGATAATTTGCCCGGATTTAGACTTGTGAATGAATGGATAATTGACAGATTTTGTCTTTTTCGGGTGCTTGTAGGAGTGTGGTTCATGCACTGTCATTTAGAACGCCATGCGAGCTGGGGAATGGATGCAGTCCTTATCGTCCGAGACGGTCAGAAAAAACATCAGAAGGTTCGTCCACCGCCCAAGGACATGCCTCCTTGCTCCGTGTCTTTATCGTGATGCTGTGTTCGTTGACTTCATTGCTAGGGCAAGGGGTATTGATACCCCAATGGGAATAAATCATCTGTATTCTTGTATTGGAGTTTGCTATTTTGCATCATCCTAGTCAGTTCCTATTTGTTACATATGTTTTGGCAACTAAGAAGGTTTTGTTCGATTAAAAATAATTGTGCTCTTGTGCTACAATTGTATTCAACGTTGCAAAATCTTCCACAATGTTGACCAATCAGCTCTTTGGAGGAACTCTTCAATATGATTGCCATGTTAGTCTAATAGATGTACTCCGGAAGTCCGGATAAAGGATCGATCAAATAGTCAAAATTGggtcaattttgtctttttcttgggCCCCTTATATCTGATGAAGGTCTCATCATATCTCGAACTTCATATTTACCTTGTCAACGAGAATTTCTTGCGATGAATCTACTCTTGAACGAGATTATCAGCATAATTATcggtattttgacaaaaaaaacgAAACATACCGACAAATCATTCTCTGATAATTTCAGCTGTAAAAAACAAGAGTATATGTGGTATAGTTCATGCTAGTTAGAGATAGCATGGTTCCCTAGATaatcggggaccggaccggtagTCTCAGTTTTTAATTTCTAGAATCGAAAATCGGACCAGACAGGACCAGATGGAAGAATATTCATTGTGGGAATGATGACTCCCTCGCTCTCACAGTCTCATTCCTCTTGGTCTGGTCTATTATGAAAAGAGTGCACATGATCGCTTGCTTGCTGAGCTTGATCAGTTCACTGTTAGTACTCCAGTCCATGTCTTGTGTCATTATGTTGCACGTTTCTTTGCCACATGAAGCTTCTGGTTATGTCTAGACATTAAGTTTTTGCTGGTGAAAGTCTTACGGAACATGAGACAGAACATGGTGGGACAGGGGAGGCTTTTTGGTTTGGCTAAAGTCAGATACTCCTACTTTTTGTCGGTCCGGATGGGCGGTCCATTGATCCGATTCCTCCTTAGAATTAGGAACCGGACCACCCGAACATTGGTTCCACCTTGAGGAACCGAGGACTAGACCGGTGACCTCTAGAACCAGACCAAATGCGTCGGCCCTATCCGGTTCAGGTGGTTCTCGGTTCGATCGGTTCATCTTGCACACCTCTACTGCCGGTCCATGAAAGTAGTATACTACAGACATTGTAAATTAGCACtgtttcaacaaaaaaaaaattcttcactTAACTTTAAAATGATATCGACCGTTACAGAATCATGAAAAGTTAGCGCATCTGTTTCTTGGAATTTATGTGAAGCGACCATAAAAAGTGCTTCATTAAATTATATTGCCTACTTGCCCCAAAAGATGACAGAGTAATTACAGTTGGACTTTAATTAGACCCACTTGCTTAATTTTTATTGATGACACTTCCCCTTGCGTAGCCAAAAGATTCGGTCCATAGATAATGACAATGTCAAGAAGATAAACATGTTGCTCTGGGGTTTTTTATGCTCTTGTTTCATACGAGGGTGGCAAACGAGGAGTGCTAATGGGATTGGTTGAGGAGATACCGAAAAAGGAACACTTATTCTGGTTCCGTTTATTTTGtgataaataaatgatttagacaatAACTTTTCTAAAAGTGATCAATTATATTatatgaaataattaatcaatagaaaatgttttcattatctctatcggtaacaatttatgtctaaacatttttgtgaacgatgacaatcttttttgttcatttatttttatatacaatACAAGTgaccattttcaaaaaaatattatacaaattattcattttttttgcaaaataaccAGAAACTCCATCGTTGGTTCACATGCACAGAATTCATGTTTTAGGAAAATCAGGCAACAGCTAATATTCCTCGCGGAAACAGATTGAAAGAGTCCAAAGGACATTGCACACTTTCCCCCCTTCGTAAAAACCCAAATGTTGGGATTTGGGATTAGCGGAATCGTACATTTTTGCTAATGTGATTTGTAATATGATGTCTGATCGTAGGGACATATATATGCATCGGTACCGGAGTTAGATCTAGCGCCTCCTCGGTCTCGGCGATGATGAATCACATCTTTTTGTCTCTGAGATTgacgatgagagagagagagagcgcgcgcgcGGACTCTAAGGCCAAGTTCTTATTTCTGTTGCAAATTGTTGTAGTTAGCATATTTCCTAGAGATACTTACGATACTTTTCATGTTTATTGTGATCCGGAAGACTCGCCGTATTGTCGATTATGCATGTCTTGATTTGATCGTACTTGATTTAGTTATCTTATATAGACacataataaaaattataaatatactCAAATACTCTTCTTTAGTATcatcaaaatatacaaaaaaaaatttcaagttttccTTCCGAATATATCTTCAtatctttttgacaaaaaaaaatatacgtaTTATCTGAAGTGATTTAGTGCTCAATTCTATTGTTGCATACCCACACACAACAACCCTCGATATTCTTAATGCACAAACACCCCCTTCTTCAGATCAAGGGTGAAGTAGCACTCTCAACTTACTCATCACCAATGTTGTGCAGTGTCAAACCCCTAGCACAAACTAATTGTCAAAGACCACAGCCAAAACGGTGATCACCGAAGAAAGTTTGCAGTTTTACAATGCCTTACATTATTCATGTTATGCGTAATCTTTCTCGTCACAGGTTAAACAGGACCCTATGAAAAAACTATAAAAGAGTAAAGTAATTAAACCGGTGGAATTGTAGATCATTGTTCGAATTTTCGTATTCTCAACATCCAACTCATGCAAAAAACAGTATCTTCACATATGCTTCAAACAAAACATGTCACTTAGAAAACAAGTGATATTTGATTCGACAAAATCTATAGGACAACACAAGTCAGAAAACAACCTGCACCTGCTAAGAACATAACAATTTTCCATTCTAAGATCCACTCATCAATAGAGTGATCCTTCACAGGTATATGAACGGCGATGGGCTCATCTGAATCAGTTCTCTAGCTTTTCGGGCTCGTCAATATTAGCCTCGCATCTAGTATCTGGATCATTTGACCAAGCCACACATGTCATTTGACTCCTAGCAACTATTGATGACATAATTTAGCATACAACAGTAAAAAGAAATAGCAACAAAAATCAATACAATTTATTGCCAAGGATAAAAAacgtgaaaagaaaatgaaccgGAACATTGAAATaagcaaaaaagagaagaagaaaaaaaaaaggggctggTACGTAACATGCTGCCCCAATTCTGTGACTGGGCTTATGGACATATTTATCACAAAGGTGGGTTTTGAGCTAGGAAAACTTAGGCCCAGTTTCTATTGCACAATCTTATGAATTAGGTCATTGGAAGAGATAGAAGAAGCATCTTCTATTTCGCCCTAATTCCCAATTTCAgttcattttcttcatatctGGCTTGCCCACACCGACGTTGTTTAAAGAGCTATTTGGGGCATTTATGTCACTTGATGGactggtttgaaatttttttgtgacataaaaattaatttaccgTGAATGTATCATTGGGTTAGTAGTTTAGGTTTGATGGGGTTGTTATCGCATGatttattaggaattttcctaGTTGGTCTCAAATTTGTGCCCGAGTAGAGACCTACCTTCCTACATTATGATAAGTATAGCCTAACTTTTTAACAAAAGATAAGCACCTGTTGGTTTTtccattgaaataaaaaaaaattaggacgaTTAAAATGAAATTCTACATAATTGAAATGACCCTTCTTGTCATTATTATGGTTGTGAAAATTTAAGCAAAAGCAAAATCTTAAAAGCAAAACTTCCCTAGCACACAAAAAGTATCATCAAAAGTGTGGGTTTCAAATATTTTATCATTTCGCACCGCTTCCCTTGTAACATGCAGATGAAGGAATAaatgaggagattactttctcAAATTACTTCAACAGATGAAGACAGTCTTGACcctggtttgtttttttttttttttttttggttcttgaaGTAGTTAGGGTTTGATGTGCTTCAGAAAAGAAATCACATAAAACATGCATGGACGGTCATGAGTAAAATAAAGCAAGAGACAAGACACTGTTAAGAGTGGTCAACCTGAAACATATTGGACAAATAAGAATCCATGCCTCCCCTTATAGAGCTGGCGTTGTCCTATTGACTGGTCTTTGGTTCCATCTTGAAATCGTCAAATGCCGTTAACTCAAGACTAACAAAGCCTTTGAACATAGCCACAAAATTTGACAGGCGGGTCTTCAATAGTGTGTTGTCGGCAAGAGCTTGATGGAAAGCTTCCTTAGATGGGAGCACGATGCCGTAGTGCTTTTCACACTCCTCTTCATAAGCAGTCAACTTGGTATCCACCATACCGTGGATGTGTTCGACAAGTCGCGGGCAAAATGTCAGTGTTGGGAAAAATTTAGCGAATAGAATGAACAATGAAATCAGACTTTGAGACATGAtagctaggggtgagcggtttcgggttccttacgggtttcATCCGAAACCTACTCGTCGGAataagttcctcattttttggaacctagaacctacccatcataccttcgaacccggaacctaccatgtcacgggttctagggtcgaTTCCAAGGTttccgagaacctatcaatttcttttattttattttattttattttttcatttttagttaagcaaaataagaatgaatgctacaacatctaaaaaaaagtagatgtgagtggttttaggtttcatacagattacatttagaacccgaaaccaatccatttgaacacgtttatcattttttggaacctaaaacctaaaaaatttTTTGGTTCCAGATTagacactcatcatcggacgccatagaacattgtaggatcatgcaaaaatatataccaagaaaactataaaaatttatttcggg
This sequence is a window from Rhodamnia argentea isolate NSW1041297 chromosome 3, ASM2092103v1, whole genome shotgun sequence. Protein-coding genes within it:
- the LOC125314238 gene encoding laccase-14-like translates to MGTFLGFAFTLSLFFFMAQGKVLRYDFVVKETPIEMLCETSRTVLTVNGLFPGPEIRARKGDTVYVNVTNTGPYGITIHWHGVRQIRYPWSDGPEYITQCPIPSNSSFLQKIVLTEEEGTLWWHAHSDWTRATVHGPLIIMPAYGKMYPYKFDQEHAIVIAEWYTRDTKDIIDEALASGGDPDLSVAYTINGQPGDSYSCSNGSAYNKTVVRGTTYLFRIIHSGMNEEMFFGIAKHNLTVVGMDGAYLKPLKTNYLMITPGQTMDVLVTANQAPDRYYMVFSPFVDTNAPSNKNVTRGIFQYKGRHNHRETPELPELPGFTNMSDAGNFTIQLRSLNSKEHPSTVPTKITRNITITVSVNQQPCPANQNCTGPQGTMHSASLNNISFSAPSISILQAYYNNIYGVYNKTFPDEPPSLFDFTGNVSALGEAANVTTEVLKIDYNEEVEIRFQGTNFGAAENHPMHLHGYSFYVVGMGDGNFSDTYISKYNTVDPPYVNTVGLPKNGWAAIRFKADNPGVWFMHCHLERHASWGMDAVLIVRDGQKKHQKVRPPPKDMPPCSVSLS